The DNA sequence CTGTGGCCCCTAAATGAGTTccgaaaacaaaaaattataaatataaaaaaaattactattttTATCAACAAATATTCAAAACTATTTATAAAAAGTTCTTTACCCAAAAAAAactcacaaaaaaattatttataaaaaaatgaaaataacatAACATTGTATGATCGTATCAACAAACAAAACTACCACTACAACGAAACAGTGAAGCGGCGGCAGTTTATGGGGGGTTGTGGCTGTTTTAATGGTCGCTATTTTCGGGTCTTGGCGGTGATTAAAGCGCAGCCAGATCAATTGTCGGCACAGCATCAGCGGCAATTTTAAAGAACTATTGGAATAATCGCTGGAGTATACTAAAAAATTTTCATTGATGGCTtttaaaaattacctaaaactTTAGTTTATGGtacatttttcaattttttccaAAAACCCATCGTTCCTTTTAAGTGACACAAAATTAAAGTAATGTTCATCGATTTTGTAAAACACTTTAGTTTACGGCTTTAAGCTTCTTTCTGATGATAATGACATTTAACATGATATTATATTTGTTGTGATTAGATTAGAAGCATCTAGTGGACGGTTAATTACATTAAGTAAAGCATCAAAGTATAGTTTACTCGCCGCTATATGCTACTTTAATTCAAACACTATATTATAGAGACAAGGAAGAATCCAATAATTAATAAGAGTACACATAATTGAGGGCGTTTGAAGTGTAGCTAACTTAAATCATATAAATCATGGTCTATCTATCTATACCAATATAGAATACTAATACATGGAGTTTTAGTGTCTAAATTTAAGTTTTAATATTGTGCTTAATGATAAAATTCTTTTGTATATCCgtcaattattttaaatataaaaaaacttCCACCATTAATAACTTATCTTCTCCTATCTCATTTTCGtttatatttttactaacaGAAATGCATAACCTCTTCTTCAATTATTTAATCTAATAATCtatcttttaattatgtttcacccttttttcaatttttcttacttttcttttcaattctaGATGTGTTTTTTTATATGGAATAATTATTTGAATGAATTCTagttaataaatattaaataaaataagttctatctttttttttgtctttctaTCATTAcagttaaaataaaatattaaattcattGCATGTTCATGGTAGTAACGTTCACCATCTGAATTTGTTTAATCATAAATTACAGAAAATAGAATTATAACATGGCTAGAATTAGCAAGTCACATATAAAGCCCATTGTGGGAGAGAATCCACTATTAGTTTGGTAAGTTGTTGTTCCATATCAATCAAGTTTATATAAAGGTTTAGAGTATCAATGAATTCCTTATAGCTAGTGTGAGTGTGTACTGCTTCTTTTCCATAAAAGTTTGTAGCGCACTGGGTTCACAGTATCTACCACTTTGTTATAAGTGTAAAAGCTAACTCCAAAAATAAATTGCACAAGATGCCTAATGCCCTTTCATATTATCTTTTGTACAACATTCGTATAAAAAAATGAACtcaagtaaataaataaataaaaacgcATCATGTTGTATATTTATTAGGGTTACATTGTATGTGATGCATGTGATTAACCCTAAAGTCCTTAATTCCTTCGTCTATGTAATCTGTTTGGCTATAATCTAGATGCtaataaaagtaataatataACATACGCTATGGGTGTTCATCATCAaccccccccccttttttttctttttgtctttaattagattttttttaatgtaaaagaaaaaacaatGACATACAATACTGATCTCATAAATCATTTTACGAAGGGCTcaaggaaaaaataaaaaaacaagtaaaagatattttttaaaaaataataatgctaTACTaccaataaaattttttatttttaccaatgtttaaccaacaaaaaaatatttttaaattaaattttaaagtttaaatcctaatagtataaaaataaaattaatctaaaatattagttaatattaataaaatagtgTTAGACTGTTAGTCCccaaatatttttcttttcaaaacaaTGTGCACACAGCCACACACGGCTACTCATTATTATATACTTCTGTCTTAaggacaaaaaaaaagaaaaagaaaatattattgtAGTGATGGTAAATCTACGTTGTATATAGTCTTAGAGAAAAACTACTTAAATTCTACTTTAAAAAATGCCAAGAGATCAGAAAATATAAGTATGGTAAAAACAAATAGCCTCTTCGGTTGATAATAGGGAAGGAAATTACCatatggaaaaaaaatataatcatattaTATGTCTATAaaacattatttattttataaaagataaatactAGGAGTTAttgaaatttattattttttattattatttgattattaactcaaattttttagtataattcttttaatttaataatctaATAACATACTTTATCtcatacttttaaatattaatggttaattaataattaaaaataataaattttaataatttctaacatttttttataaaatatatattaaaaatatataaaataatatatatatatatatatataaacatacataaatatataataattaatttgatggttaaattattttatacaaaacactgttgaaaataatatattatggcatatgattttgtgcttaattgaaaaaatacaTAAGCTGCTTGTGGAGACATGGAGTATTTGGTGATCAGTGAATGTATCTCTACCATCATTTGAAATTAAACAAGCAAAAGTGCATCCTTTTAATGTTGCCACCAAACAGCATAATTAATCTCTCTTCCTCTCTACTAGTTATGTTATGTACTAACTACTAATATCATGTATGCTACTAATTAAATCGTTGTTCCTATCTAGAGACTTTGGGTTTGATGCACCCTATATTATAGTCTATATTCTATAAACATGGCACCGTCCGAATCGTGTGTTCATTTCACACATCTTCGGTGATTATTTTCccgacatatatatatattgcttaAAGTTGGCAAAGTACATGTAGTAGCAGAATGGCACGACACGAAGTAGGAACATTATCATTAACACTAAAGATTAAAAGATTATATAAAGCGTATCATAAAAACAAATAGAGCAACAAGACAAAACAAAGAGAGGAAAAACAAAACCTACTTATTATAGGGGCATGGGCATGTATACATTATGCTACATCATCCTACAGTAGTACTATAGTGTATCAAATCACGTAGGTACATGTGTAACAAATGAATatataatgtatatatataagttgACCGAGTCTCCAAGTTTCAActaaattaacaacaacaacaataataattaataactcCTTCATAGGTTCTCATTTATTTATTAATGACTTTGTCCCTTAGCTTAATCCCTTTCATCTTGCTAGCTACTTCTAGAAGTTCTAACGATAATAATATACATGAGATGAAGGTAGCTTAATTAATTAGCTGGATTGTAGCTGAATTAGAGTTCCATGGTAATCCTTTTTGAGCATCATCACAATCATCTAAGTTCCTATAGTCACGTTTTTCATATGATGAGcaagatataataataattaagaaacaaattaaatttaatcaaggTTTAGGAGGGTGTGAAAAATAATATGGCATAGCAGGAGGCCTAAcaaaagaagtagaagaattagATGATAGAAAAGGTTGATCATGAGGAAGAGGAGGAGCATCAATAATGGTTGGAACATTATTACTACTATTACTCATCATCATAAGATTGAGATTATTAGTATTACTGTGTAGGTGAGGGTGTATGGAGGTTGATGGTGGTGGTTGATGAGGGCCTTGATCATAAAGAAGACCACTGAAAACATGTCCTCCAATGTTGACAGATGTTTGGTACGCAATTTCATTAACACTTTCATCCATGGAACGCACCCTAACGCACCTGAATATTGCCACCGAACTCATACTTGCTGGAAACTCCTCTATACATCATATATGAACAGTCCAATAATATTCATCATATAAATaatgttcttaattaaactTTGATGAATTAGTATATATGACAATAGTAGGAAATCAAAATTGTTATATGCACGTAAAAAAATCATTTACCAAGTCAgttatcatataaaaatataaatatgtatagtttaacttatttttaatatatattttacggTATGTATAACTAATTTTGATGACTGATTtaatatatatctaatataattgattaaaaatatatacaaacagAAATAACCTCGTGATATAATATCATAATTTTGatgacaaaaaattaaaattcgatgtttattaattataaagAAAAAGTTTAAGTAtaaaccaaataaaataaaaaatttatataaatttcatgcaaatccaaaaaattttcgGGTGAGtttaaatttgtgaaaaaaataattttattacaaCAATAACAAATAAAGGTTGACATATAATATAACATTGCTAATAAAATGAgttgtatgtatgtatgtatgtatgtatgtatgtgttACCTGATGATGAATATGGGATGTGCTTGTGCCTTTTAGGGATATGTTGATGATGAAGGAAGTGTAGATTTGTAGTGAGAGAAGAGTGATGATGATCCATGAGTACtagtgatgatgatgaggatgatTTATGGCGTCTTCTATCGACAGGGATCCAAGTGCTTCTAACATGGGTTGGGCAGTGAAATCCTTTGTTCTTGCAGCAAGTTCTGCACCTTGTGTATGAGCAATCTTTCTTTGCTTGGTTCCCACAGTCTGAACACTTTGAAGAAAAACTACTAGTACCCTTCAATGCTTCTTGCCCTTCCATATTAGATGCCTTTAATTTCCTCTATATTGTTCATCCCCTTCAACAAT is a window from the Arachis stenosperma cultivar V10309 chromosome 3, arast.V10309.gnm1.PFL2, whole genome shotgun sequence genome containing:
- the LOC130965669 gene encoding protein SHI RELATED SEQUENCE 3, coding for MEGQEALKGTSSFSSKCSDCGNQAKKDCSYTRCRTCCKNKGFHCPTHVRSTWIPVDRRRHKSSSSSSLVLMDHHHSSLTTNLHFLHHQHIPKRHKHIPYSSSEEFPASMSSVAIFRCVRVRSMDESVNEIAYQTSVNIGGHVFSGLLYDQGPHQPPPSTSIHPHLHSNTNNLNLMMMSNSSNNVPTIIDAPPLPHDQPFLSSNSSTSFVRPPAMPYYFSHPPKP